One genomic segment of Salarias fasciatus unplaced genomic scaffold, fSalaFa1.1, whole genome shotgun sequence includes these proteins:
- the LOC115384379 gene encoding hexokinase-2-like, which yields MSNADDSKTARMNGETATLHVDGIPEDLLGQVQQLLQPFRLSLGTLRNVGVRLRRDLIRGLGKHSHHRAAVKMLPSFVRATPDGTEKGDFLALDLGGTNFRVLHVRVEDEQQKVLKMDSQICSVPQNVMLGTGEQQLLQPVFLRSVSSVSSVSSVSSVSSVSSVMLHADWTKTHRVLQV from the exons ATGAGCAACGCTGACGATTCCAAGACGGCCAGAATGAACGGCGAGACGGCGACGCTGCACGTGGACGGGATCCCCGAAGACCTGCTGGGACAG gtccagcagctgctgcagccgttCCGTCTGTCTCTCGGAACCCTGCGGAACGTCGGCGTCCGTCTGAGGAGAGACCTGATCCGAGGTTTAGGAAAACATTCCCACCACCGGGCCGCCGTCAAGATGCTGCCCAGCTTCGTCCGCGCCACGCCCGACGGGACCG AGAAAGGCGACTTCCTGGCTCTGGATCTGGGTGGAACCAACTTCCGTGTTCTCCATGTCCGAGTGGAGGACGAGCAGCAGAAGGTTCTGAAGATGGACAGTCAGATCTGCAGCGTCCCGCAGAACGTCATGCTGGGAACCGGAgaacag cagcttctccagcctGTATTCctccgctccgtcagctccgtcagctccgtcagctccgtcagctccgtcagctccgtcagctccgtcatGCTTCATGCTGACTGGACCAAAACTCACCGAGTCCTCCAGGTCTGa